From Pedobacter indicus, a single genomic window includes:
- a CDS encoding BrxA/BrxB family bacilliredoxin has protein sequence MYPDYLVAPMRQELTDVGFEDLRTPEEVDTAINQDGTVFVVVNSVCGCAAANARPAAKAAIQNDKKPSKIVTVFAGVEKDAVDKARSYMAPYPPSSPSMALFKDGKLVHMIERHHIEGRPAQMIADNLVAAFDEYC, from the coding sequence ATGTACCCAGATTATTTGGTAGCGCCAATGCGCCAAGAACTGACTGATGTCGGTTTTGAAGATTTAAGAACTCCCGAAGAGGTTGATACTGCAATTAACCAAGACGGAACAGTATTCGTTGTTGTAAATTCAGTATGTGGTTGTGCGGCGGCAAATGCACGACCAGCGGCTAAAGCGGCGATACAAAACGACAAAAAACCTTCGAAAATTGTTACAGTTTTCGCTGGTGTTGAAAAAGATGCGGTAGATAAAGCCCGATCATATATGGCTCCTTACCCTCCGTCATCGCCCTCTATGGCGTTGTTCAAGGATGGAAAATTAGTGCACATGATTGAAAGACATCATATCGAAGGGAGACCAGCACAGATGATTGCCGACAATCTTGTTGCCGCATTTGACGAATATTGCTAA
- the cdaA gene encoding diadenylate cyclase CdaA → MDNFDLSFLSIRFLDIIDVLLVAIIIYYIYNLIRGTIAVNILVGLVIIYLVFIIVQQSHMRLLTEIFGGFISVGSIALIVVFQQEIRRFLLHIGKNISLRRNRFFMSLFLNKKDVEKDNTARLKPIVDACRSMQKSRTGALLVFSKYFDEEYYQNSGEYIDAQVSKRLLESIFQKHSPLHDGAVVIVDFKIKTASCILPLSDSEDLPLQFGLRHRAAIGVTELSDAVAVVVSEETGEISYAKQGNVNMNIGHEDLERLLNEDL, encoded by the coding sequence ATGGATAATTTTGATTTGAGCTTTCTCAGTATCCGCTTTTTGGATATCATTGACGTGCTGTTAGTCGCCATTATTATCTATTATATATATAACCTGATCCGCGGTACAATTGCTGTTAATATCTTAGTTGGTTTAGTAATTATCTACCTGGTTTTTATTATCGTTCAACAATCTCATATGAGATTGTTAACGGAAATTTTCGGGGGTTTTATAAGTGTAGGGTCGATTGCGTTAATTGTCGTCTTCCAACAGGAGATCCGGCGCTTTTTACTCCACATTGGAAAAAACATCTCTCTGCGCAGAAATCGTTTTTTTATGTCGCTCTTTTTGAATAAGAAAGACGTAGAAAAAGATAACACGGCACGTTTAAAACCAATAGTAGATGCTTGCAGAAGTATGCAAAAATCACGAACCGGTGCGTTGCTTGTTTTCTCAAAATATTTTGACGAAGAATATTATCAGAATAGTGGTGAATACATTGATGCCCAAGTGTCGAAGCGTTTGTTAGAAAGTATCTTTCAAAAGCACAGTCCTTTACATGATGGCGCGGTTGTCATTGTCGATTTTAAGATAAAAACAGCAAGCTGTATTTTGCCTCTTTCGGATAGCGAGGACCTTCCATTACAGTTTGGGTTGCGGCATCGTGCTGCAATCGGTGTTACGGAGTTAAGTGATGCCGTCGCTGTTGTCGTGAGTGAAGAAACCGGAGAAATCTCTTACGCGAAGCAAGGAAACGTTAATATGAACATTGGCCATGAAGACCTTGAGAGGCTCCTTAACGAGGATCTTTAA
- the rsgA gene encoding ribosome small subunit-dependent GTPase A has protein sequence MKGLVIKSTGSWYQVLVPNGDIYSCRIKGKFRIKGIVSTNPIAVGDQVDISLEEDQETGIITGLHPRRNYIIRKSINLSKSVQIIASNLDKALLVVTLASPMTSLGFIDRFLVTAEAYDIPAAIVFNKLDLFSDEGLEVLKQFEDIYKEIGYECFRISALEGLNIDKLRAELHDKTTLIAGHSGVGKSTLINQLIPSADLRTGDISSWSEKGKHTTTFAEMLALPDGGFIIDTPGIQEFGIVDIEPHELGHFFPEFRALLNQCKYHNCKHINEPGCAVLRAVESEEIAPSRYQSYLSIYHGNETRN, from the coding sequence ATGAAGGGACTCGTGATCAAATCCACAGGAAGTTGGTATCAAGTATTGGTTCCCAATGGCGATATCTATTCCTGTCGCATCAAAGGAAAATTTCGGATTAAAGGGATCGTATCAACGAACCCAATCGCGGTAGGCGACCAAGTAGATATTTCGTTGGAAGAAGATCAAGAAACTGGCATCATCACCGGTTTACATCCCAGACGGAATTATATTATCCGTAAATCAATTAATCTTTCGAAATCGGTTCAAATCATAGCATCTAATTTAGATAAAGCTCTGCTCGTTGTAACTTTAGCAAGTCCGATGACCTCCTTAGGATTCATTGATCGCTTTTTGGTAACCGCCGAGGCCTATGATATTCCAGCTGCAATTGTTTTCAATAAACTAGATCTTTTCAGTGACGAAGGGCTCGAAGTATTAAAACAGTTCGAAGATATTTATAAAGAAATTGGATATGAATGCTTTCGTATTTCAGCATTAGAAGGATTAAATATCGATAAGCTCCGCGCCGAACTTCATGACAAGACTACCCTCATTGCAGGCCATTCCGGCGTTGGTAAATCAACACTCATCAACCAATTGATACCATCGGCAGACTTAAGAACCGGCGATATTTCATCATGGTCTGAGAAAGGAAAACATACGACGACGTTTGCTGAAATGCTCGCATTGCCAGATGGTGGTTTTATAATCGACACCCCGGGAATACAAGAATTTGGTATCGTTGATATTGAGCCTCACGAATTGGGACACTTTTTCCCAGAATTCCGTGCACTCTTAAATCAATGTAAATATCATAATTGTAAGCATATTAACGAACCGGGTTGCGCAGTACTTAGGGCAGTTGAGAGCGAAGAAATTGCACCATCGCGCTATCAAAGCTACCTGAGCATTTATCACGGGAACGAAACACGTAATTAA
- the dtd gene encoding D-aminoacyl-tRNA deacylase produces MRAVIQRVSKASCTVDGKITGKIEQGLLVLLGIENEDSLADIQWLAKKIINLRIFNDEQGLMNRSLLDIDGNILLISQFTLLAATKKGNRPSFIRAAKPDIAIPLYEKMLIEIETNLGKKVATGIFGADMKIDLLNDGPVTIVMDTNNKDNY; encoded by the coding sequence ATGAGAGCAGTGATTCAGCGTGTATCCAAAGCAAGCTGTACAGTAGACGGCAAAATTACCGGTAAGATCGAGCAAGGGCTCCTCGTGCTATTGGGGATCGAGAACGAAGACAGCTTGGCTGATATTCAATGGTTAGCAAAAAAAATAATCAATCTGCGAATATTTAATGATGAGCAAGGGTTAATGAATCGATCATTATTAGATATCGATGGGAACATTCTCCTTATATCACAGTTTACCTTACTGGCTGCAACCAAAAAGGGGAATAGACCATCTTTTATCCGCGCAGCAAAGCCCGATATTGCTATTCCATTATACGAAAAGATGCTTATTGAGATAGAAACAAACTTAGGGAAAAAGGTAGCTACAGGTATCTTTGGTGCTGATATGAAAATAGATCTACTCAACGACGGACCGGTCACAATAGTAATGGACACAAACAATAAAGATAACTATTAA
- a CDS encoding nucleotide pyrophosphohydrolase, producing the protein MKLEEAQEIVDQWIKTTGVRYFSELTNTAILMEEVGEIARIMARRYGDQSFKKSEEEIDLADELADALFVLICLANQTNVDLTQAFAKNIKKKTKRDKERHKGNKKLKK; encoded by the coding sequence ATGAAACTAGAAGAAGCACAAGAGATTGTAGATCAGTGGATCAAAACCACTGGGGTCCGATATTTCAGTGAACTTACCAACACAGCCATTCTGATGGAAGAAGTGGGGGAAATAGCTCGCATTATGGCTAGACGCTATGGCGATCAGTCGTTCAAAAAATCAGAAGAAGAAATTGACTTGGCAGATGAGCTTGCCGACGCACTATTTGTTCTGATATGCTTGGCAAACCAAACGAACGTTGACCTCACTCAGGCATTCGCTAAAAACATAAAGAAAAAAACCAAACGCGACAAGGAACGCCACAAGGGTAACAAGAAGCTTAAAAAATAA
- a CDS encoding 2-phosphosulfolactate phosphatase yields MNKIQTRTVSVCLSPALLPSYNLEESIVVVIDIFRASSSICYGIHNGADAIIPVLTVDDCKKYSSSDFLLAAERNGAIVEGFAFGNSPFSYTEEKVRGRTIVLTTTNGTRSIQLSKTKQAKKVLIGSFLNISALSHWLMDQQHSVVLLCAGWKENFSLEDTLFAGAVVEKLKESFIVNDDAAHAAYDLYTLAKGDIAEYLKKSSHSERLEKLNIEADIEFCLQLDVVDSIPVLENDRLVKLG; encoded by the coding sequence TTGAATAAGATTCAGACAAGAACTGTAAGCGTTTGCTTGTCGCCAGCCTTGCTACCGTCCTATAATCTTGAGGAAAGCATTGTGGTAGTCATCGATATTTTTCGTGCATCTTCTTCTATTTGTTATGGGATACATAATGGTGCGGATGCTATTATACCCGTGTTAACTGTAGACGATTGTAAAAAATATAGCTCGAGCGATTTTTTACTTGCAGCCGAACGTAACGGAGCTATTGTTGAGGGTTTCGCTTTCGGCAATTCACCATTCTCTTATACTGAAGAAAAGGTTCGGGGTAGAACAATTGTTCTGACTACGACCAACGGTACGAGATCCATCCAGCTTTCGAAAACGAAACAAGCTAAAAAAGTGTTGATAGGCTCTTTTTTAAACATCAGTGCTCTAAGCCATTGGTTGATGGATCAGCAGCATTCAGTGGTACTTTTATGTGCGGGATGGAAAGAGAACTTTTCATTGGAGGATACGCTCTTTGCAGGCGCTGTTGTAGAAAAACTAAAAGAAAGTTTTATCGTGAATGATGATGCAGCCCATGCGGCTTATGACTTGTATACCTTAGCAAAAGGGGATATTGCAGAGTATTTAAAAAAGTCGTCTCACAGCGAACGTTTAGAGAAATTGAATATTGAAGCTGATATTGAATTCTGTTTGCAATTAGATGTGGTGGATTCGATACCAGTGTTAGAAAATGACAGGCTGGTCAAGTTAGGATAA
- the gcvT gene encoding glycine cleavage system aminomethyltransferase GcvT: MKNTALTDVHISLGAKMVPFAGYNMPVQYTGINAEHEAVRKSVGVFDVSHMGEFILKGDGALDLIQKVTSNDASKLYDGKIQYTYFPNEQGGIVDDLLVYRIDAKTYMLVVNASNIEKDWEWINKYNTQDVEIINISDKTSLLAVQGPKAVRVLQKLTDIDLSSMDYYTFEKGVFAGKDNVLISCTGYTGAGGFEIYFENSYAEDIWNAIFEAGKEFDIKPAGLGARDTLRLEMGFCLYGNDIDDSTSPLEAGLGWVTKFTKDFINAENLKKEKEQGVDNKLVGFEVLDRGIARRGYEIHDEQGNLIGRVTSGTQSPSLNKSIGLGYVKKEFSKEGTNIFISVRNKALKAVTVKPPFIK, encoded by the coding sequence ATGAAGAATACCGCATTAACTGATGTTCACATTTCGCTCGGTGCTAAAATGGTGCCTTTTGCTGGTTATAACATGCCCGTTCAATACACAGGGATTAACGCCGAACATGAAGCCGTTCGTAAATCGGTCGGTGTGTTTGACGTAAGCCATATGGGTGAGTTTATCTTGAAGGGGGATGGTGCCCTTGACCTGATTCAAAAAGTAACTTCGAACGATGCATCAAAGCTATATGACGGGAAGATACAGTACACCTATTTTCCCAACGAACAGGGGGGTATCGTGGATGATCTGCTGGTGTATCGGATCGACGCCAAAACCTATATGCTTGTTGTTAATGCATCGAATATCGAAAAGGATTGGGAGTGGATTAATAAATACAATACGCAAGACGTGGAGATCATCAACATCTCTGACAAAACATCACTCTTAGCGGTACAGGGGCCAAAAGCAGTTCGTGTTTTACAAAAACTTACTGATATCGATTTGTCATCAATGGACTATTACACGTTTGAAAAAGGGGTATTTGCGGGTAAGGATAATGTGCTGATTTCATGTACAGGTTATACGGGTGCGGGCGGATTTGAAATCTATTTTGAAAACTCGTATGCCGAAGATATTTGGAATGCCATTTTTGAAGCCGGCAAAGAGTTCGATATTAAGCCGGCTGGTTTAGGCGCACGGGATACCCTGCGTTTAGAGATGGGCTTTTGTCTATACGGTAATGACATAGACGATTCAACCTCTCCGCTAGAGGCTGGGTTGGGATGGGTTACTAAATTCACCAAAGATTTCATCAATGCTGAAAACCTCAAAAAAGAGAAGGAACAAGGCGTTGATAATAAACTGGTTGGTTTCGAGGTGCTTGATCGGGGTATTGCAAGACGCGGTTACGAAATACACGATGAACAAGGAAACCTGATTGGCAGAGTCACTTCCGGAACTCAGTCTCCCTCACTAAATAAATCGATCGGATTAGGGTATGTAAAGAAAGAGTTTTCTAAGGAGGGTACGAATATTTTTATCAGTGTCCGCAACAAAGCGCTCAAGGCCGTAACGGTGAAGCCACCTTTTATTAAATAA
- a CDS encoding ribonuclease HII, which yields MLLSAFQNRYIEAGCDEAGRGCLAGPVFAAAVVFPPDFKHIGLNDSKKLTKIQRYAFREVIQREAISYAVACVEPEEIDQINILNASFLAMHKALDLLKVSAEFLIIDGNRFRPYKSVPYECIVQGDGKYLSIAAASVLAKTYRDDYMAELAIQYPQYGWERNKGYATLAHRKAVSEHGLSPYHRRSFRTNRVQLEMFD from the coding sequence ATGTTACTTTCAGCTTTCCAAAATAGATATATTGAAGCGGGCTGTGATGAAGCAGGGCGAGGATGTTTGGCAGGGCCTGTATTTGCAGCCGCTGTCGTTTTCCCACCCGACTTCAAACACATCGGGTTGAACGACTCCAAAAAGTTGACGAAAATACAACGCTATGCTTTTCGCGAAGTAATTCAGCGCGAGGCAATTTCTTATGCGGTGGCTTGTGTCGAGCCAGAAGAGATTGATCAAATCAACATCCTTAATGCGTCTTTTCTGGCGATGCATAAGGCCTTAGATTTACTTAAAGTTTCTGCAGAATTCTTGATCATCGATGGAAACCGGTTTAGACCTTATAAATCTGTTCCATACGAGTGTATTGTACAAGGAGATGGTAAATACCTATCAATCGCGGCGGCCTCTGTTTTAGCAAAAACGTATCGCGATGATTATATGGCTGAACTTGCAATTCAATACCCTCAATATGGTTGGGAGAGAAATAAAGGTTATGCGACACTCGCTCATCGGAAAGCGGTTTCCGAACATGGTCTTAGCCCCTATCATCGGCGAAGTTTTCGAACAAACAGAGTGCAGCTGGAAATGTTCGACTAG
- the polA gene encoding DNA polymerase I, with the protein MSKKLFLLDGMALIYRAHFALSKNPRFTATGLNTSAIMGFANTLLEVLKKERPTHIAAVFDTAAPTLRHLEFENYKAQREAMPEDLSAAIPYIHRLLDGFNIPVITLDGYEADDIIGTLAKKAESKGFTTYCMTPDKDFAQLVSENIFLYKPARMGNGAEVHGVPEVLDKWEIERVDQVIDILGLWGDAVDNIPGIPGIGEKTAKKLIKEYGSIENIIANSHQLKGKQRENVENFAEQGLLSKKLATILLDVPVDLDDCKLELEDPDPEILEPLFAELEFRTLGKRVFGEDFNVNDSKPVQGQQFDMFNQPGDIPEDINSHTLVVASGKNISNTEHDYRVLTNPAEIDDLILLLNNEDAICFDTETTGIDANCCDIIGLSFSIAPGKAWYIPLSIERDECMPVLNKFKEVLENARITKIGQNIKYDVLVLSWYGIHVRGPLFDTMLAHYLIDADSRHNMDILAENYLGYSTIPITNLIGPKGKKQGNMKDVAVDVVGEYACEDADITLQLKEALEPLLDSHTLALAKDVEFPLVYVLAGMEKEGVQLDVEVLAEISKAITEEILELEQKIYSKAGVEFNIASPKQLGEVLFVKLALDPKAKKTKTGQYQTNEDVLMRLASKSDIVQDILNFRQLQKLKSTYVDALPQLINTRSGRVHTSFNQAVAATGRLSSTNPNLQNIPVKTERGREVRRAFVPRYENHVILAADYSQIELRLVAEISGDENMKDAFIKGLDIHTATAAKVYGVDLDAVTSDMRRNAKAVNFGIIYGQSAFGLSQNLGIPRREAADIIEQYFIQYPGIKNYMNETIAFAKENGYVETLLKRRRYLRDINSQNATVRGFAERNGINAPIQGSAADMIKIAMIQIYRDIEEKQLRGRMTMQVHDELVFDVPKEEVDIFKELVEDRMKNAIKTEVPIVVEVGIGTNWLEAH; encoded by the coding sequence ATGTCTAAAAAGCTTTTTTTGTTAGATGGGATGGCGCTGATTTACCGCGCTCATTTTGCGTTAAGTAAAAATCCACGATTTACCGCTACTGGCCTTAATACTTCAGCGATCATGGGCTTTGCCAACACTTTGTTAGAGGTACTGAAAAAAGAGCGGCCTACTCATATTGCTGCGGTGTTTGATACCGCGGCACCTACGTTACGTCATTTAGAGTTTGAAAATTATAAGGCGCAACGTGAGGCGATGCCGGAAGATTTATCTGCAGCAATTCCTTATATCCATCGATTACTTGACGGCTTTAATATCCCTGTTATCACCTTAGATGGTTATGAAGCTGATGATATTATAGGCACGTTGGCTAAAAAAGCTGAAAGTAAGGGGTTTACAACATATTGTATGACGCCCGATAAAGATTTTGCTCAGCTGGTTTCCGAGAATATCTTTTTATACAAACCAGCGCGAATGGGTAATGGTGCTGAGGTTCATGGTGTCCCGGAGGTACTGGATAAATGGGAAATTGAACGGGTCGACCAAGTGATTGATATTTTAGGGTTATGGGGAGATGCTGTCGACAATATTCCCGGAATTCCGGGAATTGGTGAGAAGACGGCAAAAAAGCTGATTAAAGAGTACGGCAGTATTGAAAATATTATTGCTAATAGTCATCAATTAAAGGGTAAGCAACGCGAAAATGTTGAGAATTTTGCTGAACAAGGATTGCTTTCTAAAAAATTAGCTACTATACTCCTGGATGTGCCTGTTGATTTGGATGATTGCAAGTTGGAACTGGAGGATCCTGATCCGGAAATCTTAGAACCACTGTTCGCTGAACTTGAGTTCCGAACATTGGGAAAACGGGTTTTCGGAGAAGATTTCAATGTTAACGATTCGAAACCAGTTCAAGGGCAGCAATTTGATATGTTTAATCAACCTGGAGATATACCCGAAGACATCAACAGTCATACGTTGGTTGTAGCTTCGGGCAAAAATATATCGAATACAGAACATGATTATCGGGTGCTCACCAATCCGGCGGAGATTGATGATCTCATTCTTTTGCTAAATAATGAAGATGCAATTTGCTTTGATACGGAAACAACGGGGATCGATGCGAATTGCTGTGACATTATTGGACTTTCATTCTCAATTGCACCTGGAAAAGCTTGGTATATTCCTCTTTCGATAGAACGCGACGAATGCATGCCTGTATTAAACAAATTTAAAGAGGTTCTGGAAAATGCAAGGATTACTAAGATTGGGCAGAATATAAAATATGATGTACTCGTTTTATCTTGGTATGGTATTCACGTGCGTGGTCCATTATTTGACACGATGCTAGCGCATTATCTGATTGACGCTGACTCAAGGCATAACATGGATATTTTAGCGGAAAACTATTTAGGCTATTCGACAATACCTATTACGAACCTCATAGGCCCGAAAGGGAAAAAGCAAGGTAATATGAAGGATGTAGCGGTGGATGTTGTCGGTGAATATGCTTGTGAAGATGCTGATATCACCTTACAATTGAAAGAGGCTCTGGAGCCTTTATTGGATTCGCATACACTAGCTTTGGCAAAAGACGTCGAATTTCCTTTAGTATATGTACTGGCTGGAATGGAAAAAGAAGGGGTGCAACTAGATGTTGAGGTACTTGCTGAGATTTCCAAAGCTATTACAGAGGAGATACTGGAACTGGAACAAAAAATATATTCCAAGGCAGGTGTAGAATTTAATATCGCATCGCCTAAGCAGCTCGGAGAGGTGTTGTTTGTTAAGCTGGCATTAGATCCGAAAGCAAAAAAAACGAAGACGGGTCAATATCAGACAAATGAGGATGTGCTTATGCGTTTAGCATCTAAAAGCGACATCGTGCAGGATATTTTGAATTTCAGGCAGTTGCAAAAGCTGAAATCGACTTATGTCGATGCCCTCCCTCAACTTATCAATACGCGGTCTGGCAGGGTGCATACATCATTCAACCAAGCGGTTGCTGCGACAGGAAGGCTTAGTTCAACCAATCCGAACCTGCAGAATATTCCAGTTAAAACAGAAAGAGGAAGAGAGGTTCGTCGCGCATTTGTTCCGAGGTATGAAAATCATGTTATTTTAGCAGCAGACTATTCTCAAATTGAATTACGCTTGGTGGCTGAGATTAGCGGCGACGAAAACATGAAGGACGCATTTATTAAGGGACTGGATATCCATACAGCAACTGCTGCCAAGGTCTATGGAGTAGACCTTGATGCGGTTACTTCGGATATGCGAAGAAATGCTAAAGCGGTCAACTTTGGTATTATCTACGGACAGTCGGCTTTCGGTCTTTCTCAAAACTTAGGAATCCCACGTCGGGAAGCAGCGGATATTATCGAGCAATATTTTATACAATATCCGGGGATTAAAAACTACATGAATGAAACGATAGCTTTTGCTAAAGAGAATGGTTATGTGGAGACTTTATTAAAAAGACGCAGATATTTGCGTGACATCAATTCTCAAAATGCTACGGTACGTGGTTTTGCAGAGCGAAATGGGATTAATGCACCGATTCAGGGCTCTGCTGCGGATATGATAAAGATAGCGATGATTCAGATTTATCGTGATATTGAAGAAAAGCAGTTAAGAGGACGAATGACAATGCAGGTTCATGACGAATTGGTTTTTGATGTTCCCAAGGAAGAGGTTGATATCTTTAAGGAGCTCGTTGAAGACCGGATGAAGAATGCTATCAAGACAGAAGTGCCGATTGTTGTTGAGGTTGGTATAGGGACAAACTGGTTAGAGGCTCATTAA
- the purD gene encoding phosphoribosylamine--glycine ligase, with the protein MNILILGSGGRESAFAWKIAQSNQIEQLYIAPGNGGTDKYGTNIDLEVNDFKGIADFALANAIDIIVVGPEEPLVNGIHDYFLERSDLSGVAIIGPQKEGALLEGSKDFSKKFMNKYNIPTASSQTFTADSINEGLSYLEGHSLPIVLKADGLAAGKGVLICQSHEEAKAELKSMLLDSKFGKASSMVVVEQFLEGIELSVFVLTDGISYKILPSAKDYKRIGENDEGLNTGGMGSVSPVPFASNEFLKKVEERIIIPTIEGLKNEGIPYKGFIFLGLMNVEDNPYLIEYNVRMGDPETESVFPRIESDLVDLLVGVAEQNLGDKELVLSPKTAATVMLVSGGYPGKYEKGKVISGLENIKESILFHAGTAAKGSEVVTAGGRVIAVTALKDTLFDALQQATADSGRIFFNGRYFRTDIGFDLTKYI; encoded by the coding sequence ATGAATATTTTGATCCTTGGTTCCGGAGGTAGGGAATCTGCTTTTGCTTGGAAAATAGCACAAAGCAATCAGATAGAACAATTGTATATAGCGCCCGGTAATGGCGGTACCGATAAATATGGGACAAATATTGACTTGGAAGTTAATGACTTTAAGGGTATTGCGGATTTTGCATTAGCAAACGCTATTGATATCATTGTTGTTGGCCCAGAGGAGCCTTTGGTAAATGGTATTCACGATTATTTTCTGGAAAGAAGTGATTTGAGTGGGGTTGCGATCATTGGCCCACAAAAAGAGGGTGCTCTGTTGGAAGGCAGCAAGGATTTCTCGAAAAAATTCATGAATAAATACAACATCCCGACTGCTTCGTCACAGACTTTTACGGCTGATTCTATTAATGAAGGATTGTCCTATCTTGAAGGACATAGCCTGCCTATTGTCCTGAAAGCAGATGGCCTAGCAGCAGGTAAAGGCGTATTGATTTGTCAAAGTCACGAAGAGGCCAAGGCCGAACTAAAGTCCATGCTATTGGATTCTAAATTCGGAAAGGCGAGCAGTATGGTTGTGGTAGAGCAGTTTCTGGAGGGTATTGAGCTTTCAGTTTTTGTTCTGACCGATGGCATATCATATAAGATTTTACCAAGTGCAAAAGATTATAAGAGGATTGGGGAAAATGACGAAGGTTTGAATACAGGTGGTATGGGGTCTGTTTCACCGGTTCCATTCGCCAGTAATGAATTCTTAAAAAAAGTTGAAGAGCGAATCATTATTCCTACTATTGAAGGGTTAAAAAATGAAGGAATTCCCTATAAAGGGTTTATATTTCTAGGCTTAATGAATGTGGAAGATAATCCCTATTTGATAGAATATAATGTGAGAATGGGCGACCCAGAGACGGAAAGTGTATTTCCGCGTATTGAAAGTGATCTGGTAGATTTGTTGGTTGGGGTAGCAGAGCAAAACCTTGGTGATAAAGAGCTAGTCTTGTCGCCTAAAACCGCCGCAACTGTGATGCTGGTGTCTGGAGGCTATCCGGGTAAGTATGAGAAAGGAAAGGTTATAAGCGGACTTGAAAATATTAAAGAATCAATTTTATTTCATGCTGGTACTGCTGCAAAAGGGAGTGAAGTCGTGACTGCCGGTGGACGTGTGATCGCAGTTACAGCGTTGAAAGATACGCTTTTTGACGCACTTCAACAGGCAACCGCAGATTCGGGTCGTATCTTTTTCAATGGTCGTTATTTTAGGACTGATATAGGTTTCGATTTGACGAAATATATCTAA